The nucleotide sequence AAATAGAACAATTGCCTGCTGAAGAACAAGAACCCTTAAAACACGACATCGAGGGAGCACTTACACGAGCAGCAGCCTTGGCAATGGTAAATTCCGATAGGGGGATTACCAACTTGCATTTCCCTAACGATGTGATTGTAGATGCTTCTATGCCAGCAATGATTCGCAATGGGGGCAAGATGTGGAATGCTAAAGGCGAGGCTCAAGATACTTTGGCGGTACTGCCTGATAGTACTTATGCGCGTATCTACCAAGTGGTGATTGACTTCTGTAAGAAACACGGGGCGTTTAATCCTGCTACGATGGGAAGCGTTGCTAATGTGGGCTTAATGGCGCAAAAAGCTGAGGAATACGGCTCGCACGACAAGACTTTCGAAATCCCTCATAGCGGACGTGTACAGGTGGTAGGCACCGATGGTAAAGTGTACTTATCGCACAAGGTAGAAAAAGGCGATATTTGGCGTATGTGTACTGCGAAAGATGCTGCGATACAAGATTGGGTAAAATTAGCGGTAACACGTGCACGCCTCAGCAAAACGCCAGCGGTCTTTTGGTTGGACGAGCACCGCGCTCACGATGCGCAACTCATCAAAAAAGTAAAACACTATTTGGCAACACGCGATACCGAGGGGGTAGATATCCGTATAATGTCGCCCGAAACGGCGATGCTCTTTACCTTAGAGCGCACTCGCAAGGGCAAAGACACCATTTCAGTAACGGGCAATGTGTTGCGCGATTACCTCACCGACTTGTTCCCTATCTTGGAATTGGGTACTAGTGCCAAAGTGCTCTCTATCGTCCCTTTGATGAACGGTGGCGGACTCTTTGAAACGGGTGCAGGGGGCTCGGCGCCTAAATTAACCGAACAGTTTCTTGCCGAAAATCATCTTCAATGGGATTCCTTAGGAGAATTTCTCGCCTTAGGAGCTTCGTTAGAGCATTTTGCGCAAAAACACGAGAACCCCAAAGCCTTAATCTTAGCCCAAACCCTCGATGAGGCAACGAGTAAGCTGTTGAACAACGATAAATCGCCACAAGTCAAAGTAGGCACGCTCGACAATCGCGGAAGTCACTTCTATTTGGCACTCTACTGGGCAGAAGCCTTAGTGGCACAAACTCAAGACAGCGCACTTGCCAAAGAGTTTGCTCCTATCGCCAAAGCCCTAAAAGACAACGAAGAGACTATCGTGGAAGAACTCACCCGTATACAAGGTATGCCGGTAGAGTTAGGAGGTTATTACCATCCTGATTTCACCAAAGTAGCAACAGTAATGCAAGGAAGTAAAACACTAAAAAAGATATTATGATTTTTGATATTGAAATGATAAAGAAGGTCTACGCCCAATTTCCTGAGCGCGTCGACAAAGCCCGACAAGTGGTAGGAAGACCCCTTACCCTTGCTGAAAAAATATTGTATACACACCTATGGGACGGCACTCGCTGGCGCGAGCTTGTAGCTCGTGCCTTTGTACGCGGTAAAGACTATGTAAATTTCGCCCCTGACCGTATCGCTTGTCAAGATGCCACCGCCCAAATGGCGCTCTTGCAGTTTATGCAAGCGGGCAAAAGCAAAGTAGCTGTCCCTACCACGGTGCACTGCGACCACCTGATACAAGCCAAAGAAGGCGCGGCGACCGACCTAAAAGTAGCTACTGAACAGTCTAAAGAAGTATTCGATTTTCTCTCTTCGGTATCTAACAAATATGGTATTGGCTTCTGGAAACCTGGCGCAGGGATTATTCACCAAATAGTCTTAGAAAACTACGCTTTCCCTGGCGGAATGATGATAGGCACTGATTCGCATACAGTGAACGCTGGCGGATTAGGAATGCTCGCTATTGGTGTAGGAGGGGCTGATGCCGTAGATGTTATGGCAGGAATGCCGTGGGAACTGAAATTCCCTAAGCTCATAGGCGTAAAACTCACGGGTAAACTCAGCGGGTGGACTGCCCCCAAAGATGTGATTCTTAAAGTTGCCGATATCCTCACCGTAAAAGGGGGCACGGGCGCTATTGTGGAATACTTTGGCGAGGGTGCTAAATCGCTTTCTTGTACGGGGAAGGGTACTATTTGTAATATGGGTGCCGAAATAGGGGCTACTACCTCTACTTTTGGCTATGATGAGGCGATGCGTCGCTATCTGCTTGCCACTGGACGTGAAGAAGTAGCCCTCGCTGCCGATGCGATCGCTCCCTACCTCACCGCCGACCCCGAAGTATATGCTGACCCTGAAAAGTTTTTCGACCAACTCATCGAGATAGACCTCTCTACTTTAGAGCCTTATATCAACGGTCCTTTCACTCCTGATAGAGGTACTCCTGTATCCAAAATGAAAGAAGTAGCTCGCGAAAATGATTGGCCCTTGGAGGTGCAATGGGGGCTCATCGGTTCGTGTACTAACTCGTCCTATGAAGATCTCACCCGCGCGGTTTCGGTGGTAAAACAAGCCTTAGAAAAGAGAATTACCCCTAAAGCCTCTTTTGGTATCAACCCTGGCTCTGAACAAATACACTATACTACCGAACGCGATGGCATCATAGACGCTTTTGAGCAGTTGGGCACCCGTGTGTTTACCAATGCTTGTGGTCCCTGCATTGGTCAGTGGGACAGAGAAGGCGCCGAAAAACAAGAAAAAAATACGATTGTCCATTCCTTCAACCGTAACTTCTCCAAACGTGCCGACGGTAACCCCAATACCCACGCTTTTGTTGCTTCCCCCGAAATCGTTGCGGCTTTGGCTATTGCTGGTAGGTTAGACTTTAACCCTATCACTGATACCTTGCTTAACGACCAAGGTGAAGCGGTAAAACTCACCCCTCCTTATGGCGAAGAGTTGCCCTCTAAAGGTTTTGCGGTTGATGACCCTGGCTATCAGGCTCCTGCCGAAGATGGTAGCAACATCGAGGTCGTGGTATCACCTACTTCCAACCGCCTCCAACTGCTCACACCTTTCGCTCCTTGGGACGGCAAGAACATCATAGGGGCTAAACTCCTCATCAAAGCGCAAGGCAAATGCACTACCGACCATATTTCGATGGCAGGGGCTTGGTTGCGTTTCCGCGGACATTTGGACAATATTTCCAACAATATGCTCATAGGGGCGGTAAATGCTTTCAACGGTAAAACTAACTCCGTGAAAAACCAACTTACCGGGGAATACGACGAAGTGCCTAAAGTACAGCGCGCCTATAAAGCCGCGGGTATCCCTTCTATTGTAGTAGGCGACCACAACTATGGTGAGGGCTCTTCACGCGAGCACGCTGCTATGGAACCCCGTCATTTGGGGGTACGAGCCGTATTGGTGAAATCGTTTGCGCGCATTCACGAAACCAACCTTAAAAAGCAAGGAATGCTCGCTCTCACCTTTGCCAATGAAGCCGATTACGATAAGATTCAAGAAGACGATGTAATCAACTTCCTCGACCTTACCAGCTTTGCACCTGGCACTCCTTTGCACTTAGAATTTGTACATAAAGACGGTAGCAAAGATGTGATTACCTGCAACCATACCTACAATGCTCAGCAAATAGGTTGGTTTAAAGCAGGAAGCGCCCTGAACCAGTTAAAAGAGAAAAGTGAAAGATAAAATGAATGGTGAAAAAGAAGCTGTCCGAAAAAGTCTCAAAATAGCATTTGCGTCGCTACACTTTGCCAAAGTTAATCGCCCGTTGTGCTACGACCTTTGGCAAAGTTAACCTCCTCTGGTGCAAGCTTGTAATTCGTACCCCATTTGCTAATTTCCTAATTCTCTAATTCTCTCATTTCCTCATTTCTCTCGCCTGTGCGACTCAAAATAGTATTAATTGGTATTATTTTTGCATACAAAAAACCATTAATAATAAAATATATGAGTAAAAATGTATCCGACCAATTGGTCGAAATGTTAGTACAAGCAGGCGTAAAAAGAGTATATGCCATTACCGGCGATAGTCTCAACCCTGTGAACGACGCCATCCGTCGCGATGGTCGCCTTGAGTGGATACACGTCCGCCACGAGGAATCAGCCGCTTATGCAGCCTCTATGGACGCCGAACTAAACGGCATAGGCTGTTGTATGGGAAGTTCAGGACCTGGACACGTGCACCTTATCAACGGACTCTACGACGCCAACCGCTCAGGCAACCCTGTGATTGCCATTGCCAGCACCTGCGCCACCCATAAATTCGGTACCCACTGGTTCCAAGAAACCAATCCCTTCTTGCTGTTTCAAGATTGCAGTAAATATGTGTATGTAGCCAATACCCCAAAACAGTTCACCACAATGATGCAACGCGCCATACAAACGGCTATCAACGAGAAAGGCGTGGCGGTGTTGGGACTCCCAGGTGATGTAGCAGGTGCCGACCTCGAAGAAGTGCCTACTGCTACACAAACCTTCTTAGCAAAACCCGTAGTACGTCCTTCTGATAGTGAACTCGACAAATTATCAGCCGTACTAAACGACGCTAAAAACAAGAAAATAGCCCTTTACTGCGGTCACGGTTGTCAGTATGCGGTGAAAGAAGTGGAACAGCTTGCCGAAACCCTTAAAGCACCTATCGTCGCTTCTTTCCGTGGCAAAATATTCTTCGACCGCACCGATAGCCCTTATATAGCGGGAATGAACGGCTTGCTCGGGCAT is from Capnocytophaga ochracea DSM 7271 and encodes:
- a CDS encoding NADP-dependent isocitrate dehydrogenase encodes the protein MKNIIYTITDESPYLATHSLLPIIKRFCASSGINFEAKDISLAGRILATFPDFLTAEQRVPDALSELGALATCPEANIIKLPNISASVPQLKAAIAELQSQGYALSDYPENPTNEAETAIKQRYDKVKGSAVNPVLREGNSDRRAPKSVKQYAQTHPHSMGAWSAESLTEVATMQAGDFYHNEQSVTLQKADVVRIELVSPKHEVQVLKAELPLQAGEVIDATFMSKEALCKFYKKTFAEAKDKGVLLSLHLKATMMKVSDPILFGYAVETYFANLFQKHPRELKALGVNARNGLSDILAKIEQLPAEEQEPLKHDIEGALTRAAALAMVNSDRGITNLHFPNDVIVDASMPAMIRNGGKMWNAKGEAQDTLAVLPDSTYARIYQVVIDFCKKHGAFNPATMGSVANVGLMAQKAEEYGSHDKTFEIPHSGRVQVVGTDGKVYLSHKVEKGDIWRMCTAKDAAIQDWVKLAVTRARLSKTPAVFWLDEHRAHDAQLIKKVKHYLATRDTEGVDIRIMSPETAMLFTLERTRKGKDTISVTGNVLRDYLTDLFPILELGTSAKVLSIVPLMNGGGLFETGAGGSAPKLTEQFLAENHLQWDSLGEFLALGASLEHFAQKHENPKALILAQTLDEATSKLLNNDKSPQVKVGTLDNRGSHFYLALYWAEALVAQTQDSALAKEFAPIAKALKDNEETIVEELTRIQGMPVELGGYYHPDFTKVATVMQGSKTLKKIL
- a CDS encoding aconitate hydratase, whose product is MIFDIEMIKKVYAQFPERVDKARQVVGRPLTLAEKILYTHLWDGTRWRELVARAFVRGKDYVNFAPDRIACQDATAQMALLQFMQAGKSKVAVPTTVHCDHLIQAKEGAATDLKVATEQSKEVFDFLSSVSNKYGIGFWKPGAGIIHQIVLENYAFPGGMMIGTDSHTVNAGGLGMLAIGVGGADAVDVMAGMPWELKFPKLIGVKLTGKLSGWTAPKDVILKVADILTVKGGTGAIVEYFGEGAKSLSCTGKGTICNMGAEIGATTSTFGYDEAMRRYLLATGREEVALAADAIAPYLTADPEVYADPEKFFDQLIEIDLSTLEPYINGPFTPDRGTPVSKMKEVARENDWPLEVQWGLIGSCTNSSYEDLTRAVSVVKQALEKRITPKASFGINPGSEQIHYTTERDGIIDAFEQLGTRVFTNACGPCIGQWDREGAEKQEKNTIVHSFNRNFSKRADGNPNTHAFVASPEIVAALAIAGRLDFNPITDTLLNDQGEAVKLTPPYGEELPSKGFAVDDPGYQAPAEDGSNIEVVVSPTSNRLQLLTPFAPWDGKNIIGAKLLIKAQGKCTTDHISMAGAWLRFRGHLDNISNNMLIGAVNAFNGKTNSVKNQLTGEYDEVPKVQRAYKAAGIPSIVVGDHNYGEGSSREHAAMEPRHLGVRAVLVKSFARIHETNLKKQGMLALTFANEADYDKIQEDDVINFLDLTSFAPGTPLHLEFVHKDGSKDVITCNHTYNAQQIGWFKAGSALNQLKEKSER